A genomic window from Elaeis guineensis isolate ETL-2024a chromosome 3, EG11, whole genome shotgun sequence includes:
- the LOC105041441 gene encoding uncharacterized protein isoform X2 yields the protein MGRSHLASFLLSLLAAACCFSLVKARGEWVSAVGDPGMRRDGLRVALEAWNFCNEVGMEAPDMGSPRVADCFDLSPSLFSSSSSSSSSFNQTDESGDVVHEVTELDNKLSVGDPFPGGQPASTSDVNLYAVEKELYLGRKCEVDDQPRPWQFWMIMLKNGNLDTTAALCPENGRRVGPFPRQPSGFPCFGDGCMNQPLVFHNYTALDGNTLRGRLFGSYELDADLAESSNNISYYSVTWEKEVREGGWTFHHVLKTSKKYPWLMLYLRSDATNGFSGGYHYPTRGMTKIIPESPDFKVRITLDIKKGGGPKSQFYLMDMGSCWKNNGDPCDGDVTTDVTRYSEMILNPETEAWCKPEDIHGCPPYHTYPNGTEVHRTDTANFPYAAYHFYCSPGNAKHAEQPTSYCDPYSNPQPQEILQILPHPVWGAYGYPTKKGEGWVGDPRTWELDVGRMSHSLYFYQDPGTAPAKRQWPSLDVGTEIFVSNDEVAEWTLSNFDIIIPKARKLVPSSM from the exons ATGGGGAGATCGCACTTGGCCTCTTTTCTTCTATCGCTGTTGGCCGCTGCCTGCTGTTTTTCTCTTGTGAAAGCCAGAGGAGAATGGGTATCAGCAGTGGGAGATCCGGGGATGAGAAGAGATGGACTGAGGGTAGCTTTGGAGGCCTGGAATTTCTGCAACGAGGTTGGAATGGAAGCCCCAGACATGGGCAGCCCCCGAGTCGCCGATTGCTTCGACCTGAGTccgtctctcttttcttcttcttcttcttcttcttcttcttttaatca AACAGATGAAAGTGGTGATGTAGTCCACGAGGTAACTGAACTGGATAACAAGCTCAGTGTCGGCGATCCATTCCCCGGAGGGCAGCCAGCGAGTACTTCAGACGTCAATCTCTATGCCGTCGAGAAGGAGCTCTACTTGGGGAGGAAATGCGAGGTGGATGACCAGCCAAGGCCATGGCAATTCTGGATGATCATGCTCAAGAATGGCAATCTAGACACGACCGCCGCGCTGTGCCCAGAGAATGGCAGGCGGGTCGGGCCTTTTCCGAGGCAGCCGAGCGGGTTCCCCTGCTTTGGGGATGGGTGCATGAACCAGCCGTTGGTGTTCCACAACTACACGGCCTTGGATGGAAATACTCTGAGGGGGAGGCTCTTTGGGTCGTACGAGCTTGATGCCGATCTTGCTGAATCTAGTAATAACATCTCCTACTACTCGGTGACGTGGGAGAAGGAGGTGAGAGAGGGTGGATGGACCTTCCACCATGTGCTCAAGACCTCCAAGAAGTATCCCTGGCTTATGCTCTACTTGAGATCCGATGCTACCAACGGGTTCTCTGGGGGTTACCACTATCCAACCAGAGGAATGACCAAAATA ATACCAGAGTCTCCAGACTTCAAGGTGAGGATCACACTGGACATCAAGAAGGGTGGGGGTCCAAAGAGCCAGTTCTACTTGATGGATATGGGCAGCTGTTGGAAGAACAACGGCGATCCCTGCGACGGTGACGTGACGACGGATGTCACCCGGTACAGCGAGATGATCTTGAACCCAGAGACAGAAGCATGGTGCAAGCCGGAGGACATCCACGGGTGCCCCCCCTACCACACCTATCCGAACGGCACCGAAGTGCACCGGACCGACACCGCCAACTTCCCCTACGCCGCCTACCACTTTTACTGCTCGCCGGGGAATGCGAAGCACGCCGAGCAGCCCACCTCCTACTGCGATCCCTACAGCAACCCCCAGCCTCAAGAGATCCTCCAGATACTGCCCCACCCGGTGTGGGGGGCCTACGGCTATCCCACCAAGAAGGGGGAGGGATGGGTGGGGGATCCCAGGACTTGGGAGCTCGACGTGGGGAGGATGTCTCACTCGCTGTACTTCTACCAG GATCCAGGCACGGCTCCGGCCAAGAGACAGTGGCCATCGCTTGATGTTGGCACGGAAATCTTTGTTAGCAATGATGAAGTAGCTGAGTGGACGCTAAGCAACTTCGACATCATAATTCCGAAGGCTCGCAAATTAGTTCCCTCTTCGATGTAA
- the LOC105041441 gene encoding uncharacterized protein isoform X1: MGRSHLASFLLSLLAAACCFSLVKARGEWVSAVGDPGMRRDGLRVALEAWNFCNEVGMEAPDMGSPRVADCFDLNESGDVVHEVTELDNKLSVGDPFPGGQPASTSDVNLYAVEKELYLGRKCEVDDQPRPWQFWMIMLKNGNLDTTAALCPENGRRVGPFPRQPSGFPCFGDGCMNQPLVFHNYTALDGNTLRGRLFGSYELDADLAESSNNISYYSVTWEKEVREGGWTFHHVLKTSKKYPWLMLYLRSDATNGFSGGYHYPTRGMTKIIPESPDFKVRITLDIKKGGGPKSQFYLMDMGSCWKNNGDPCDGDVTTDVTRYSEMILNPETEAWCKPEDIHGCPPYHTYPNGTEVHRTDTANFPYAAYHFYCSPGNAKHAEQPTSYCDPYSNPQPQEILQILPHPVWGAYGYPTKKGEGWVGDPRTWELDVGRMSHSLYFYQDPGTAPAKRQWPSLDVGTEIFVSNDEVAEWTLSNFDIIIPKARKLVPSSM, from the exons ATGGGGAGATCGCACTTGGCCTCTTTTCTTCTATCGCTGTTGGCCGCTGCCTGCTGTTTTTCTCTTGTGAAAGCCAGAGGAGAATGGGTATCAGCAGTGGGAGATCCGGGGATGAGAAGAGATGGACTGAGGGTAGCTTTGGAGGCCTGGAATTTCTGCAACGAGGTTGGAATGGAAGCCCCAGACATGGGCAGCCCCCGAGTCGCCGATTGCTTCGACCTGA ATGAAAGTGGTGATGTAGTCCACGAGGTAACTGAACTGGATAACAAGCTCAGTGTCGGCGATCCATTCCCCGGAGGGCAGCCAGCGAGTACTTCAGACGTCAATCTCTATGCCGTCGAGAAGGAGCTCTACTTGGGGAGGAAATGCGAGGTGGATGACCAGCCAAGGCCATGGCAATTCTGGATGATCATGCTCAAGAATGGCAATCTAGACACGACCGCCGCGCTGTGCCCAGAGAATGGCAGGCGGGTCGGGCCTTTTCCGAGGCAGCCGAGCGGGTTCCCCTGCTTTGGGGATGGGTGCATGAACCAGCCGTTGGTGTTCCACAACTACACGGCCTTGGATGGAAATACTCTGAGGGGGAGGCTCTTTGGGTCGTACGAGCTTGATGCCGATCTTGCTGAATCTAGTAATAACATCTCCTACTACTCGGTGACGTGGGAGAAGGAGGTGAGAGAGGGTGGATGGACCTTCCACCATGTGCTCAAGACCTCCAAGAAGTATCCCTGGCTTATGCTCTACTTGAGATCCGATGCTACCAACGGGTTCTCTGGGGGTTACCACTATCCAACCAGAGGAATGACCAAAATA ATACCAGAGTCTCCAGACTTCAAGGTGAGGATCACACTGGACATCAAGAAGGGTGGGGGTCCAAAGAGCCAGTTCTACTTGATGGATATGGGCAGCTGTTGGAAGAACAACGGCGATCCCTGCGACGGTGACGTGACGACGGATGTCACCCGGTACAGCGAGATGATCTTGAACCCAGAGACAGAAGCATGGTGCAAGCCGGAGGACATCCACGGGTGCCCCCCCTACCACACCTATCCGAACGGCACCGAAGTGCACCGGACCGACACCGCCAACTTCCCCTACGCCGCCTACCACTTTTACTGCTCGCCGGGGAATGCGAAGCACGCCGAGCAGCCCACCTCCTACTGCGATCCCTACAGCAACCCCCAGCCTCAAGAGATCCTCCAGATACTGCCCCACCCGGTGTGGGGGGCCTACGGCTATCCCACCAAGAAGGGGGAGGGATGGGTGGGGGATCCCAGGACTTGGGAGCTCGACGTGGGGAGGATGTCTCACTCGCTGTACTTCTACCAG GATCCAGGCACGGCTCCGGCCAAGAGACAGTGGCCATCGCTTGATGTTGGCACGGAAATCTTTGTTAGCAATGATGAAGTAGCTGAGTGGACGCTAAGCAACTTCGACATCATAATTCCGAAGGCTCGCAAATTAGTTCCCTCTTCGATGTAA